The following proteins are encoded in a genomic region of bacterium:
- a CDS encoding polysaccharide deacetylase family protein produces the protein MSRAEVHTAVVRPRGRRRPPPGLRAAALCAALLATAGCNHGPRSQGTHATATDAHTTAMARNSHLDPPALADLPIVGHADGVPVLCYHYFRGSFAPGYTLRVLGSVLFGLPALGPREFWTTPAGEFERHLRLFRDDGIAVVTLDDVADLIAAGKPLPRRAVVLTIDDADHSVYRHAFPLLRKYNARAHLFVPTAQVGRDWSGLRISDAAELKEMADSGLVLLDSHTHDLHYKLAADGGMQPAILVPELIPVMRRPAISVAHPGRLATVARDLEASRDGLARLVGRREPWLAWPYGFASPLSTAWRTASGSAARSAFRRARSGPPTGICASGATH, from the coding sequence ATGTCCCGCGCCGAGGTGCACACCGCCGTCGTCAGGCCTCGCGGTCGCCGCCGGCCACCGCCAGGTTTGCGGGCGGCGGCACTGTGCGCCGCCCTGCTGGCGACCGCCGGTTGCAATCACGGCCCCCGGTCGCAGGGCACCCACGCGACGGCGACCGACGCCCATACGACCGCGATGGCGCGCAACAGCCACCTCGACCCGCCGGCGTTGGCCGACCTGCCGATCGTCGGCCACGCCGACGGCGTCCCGGTGCTTTGCTACCACTACTTCCGCGGTTCCTTTGCACCGGGCTACACGCTGCGAGTGCTCGGCTCGGTGCTCTTCGGCCTGCCGGCACTGGGCCCCCGCGAGTTCTGGACCACTCCTGCCGGCGAGTTCGAGCGGCACCTCCGCCTGTTTCGCGACGACGGGATTGCCGTAGTGACCCTGGATGACGTGGCTGACCTGATTGCCGCCGGCAAACCGCTGCCGCGCCGGGCCGTCGTCCTGACGATCGACGACGCCGACCACAGCGTCTACCGTCACGCCTTTCCCCTGCTGCGGAAGTACAACGCGCGCGCGCACCTCTTCGTGCCGACGGCGCAGGTCGGTCGTGACTGGAGCGGCCTGCGCATCAGCGACGCCGCCGAACTGAAGGAGATGGCCGACTCCGGCCTCGTCCTCCTCGATTCGCACACCCACGACCTGCACTACAAACTGGCGGCCGATGGAGGGATGCAGCCGGCTATCCTGGTCCCGGAGCTGATCCCGGTTATGCGGCGGCCGGCGATCTCGGTGGCCCATCCCGGTCGCCTGGCGACGGTCGCCCGCGACCTCGAGGCCAGCCGTGACGGCCTCGCGCGCCTGGTCGGCCGCCGCGAACCCTGGCTGGCCTGGCCTTATGGGTTCGCCTCCCCGCTCTCGACAGCCTGGCGAACCGCGTCGGGTTCCGCGGCACGGTCAGCCTTTCGCCGCGCCCGTTCGGGGCCACCGACCGGGATCTGCGCGTCGGGCGCTACACATTGA